Proteins from one Deltaproteobacteria bacterium genomic window:
- a CDS encoding glutamine amidotransferase, which produces MCGIAGIIGKNSPTLGQDLINMLKELVHRGRDATGLAVYENRKDIQVRVALTDPCYEKDLEEILALFGRVRKARSYHGEGVFHFYEGSIDMDSSQISRLHWDIDTHPNLCVHSLGEHLKIYKDQGSAEDLQRAHDIRVGPCTHGIGHVRLATETVENINFAHPFISCLVPELAIVHNGQFTNYFNMRRSLENKGVRFKTNNDSELAAHYLAFQMKEKGQDLEGAMVQALDAFDGVFTILASTRNQIGAFRDRLGFKPVLFFEREDGTVLFGSEQICLTPIVSDVYATEMEPGGVKVWSV; this is translated from the coding sequence ATGTGCGGGATCGCTGGAATCATCGGAAAAAATTCCCCCACCCTGGGGCAGGACCTGATCAATATGCTCAAAGAACTGGTCCACCGGGGCCGAGACGCTACCGGCCTGGCCGTGTACGAAAACAGGAAGGATATCCAGGTCAGGGTTGCCCTGACCGATCCCTGTTACGAAAAGGATCTGGAGGAAATTTTAGCCCTTTTCGGCCGGGTCAGGAAGGCCCGCAGTTATCATGGGGAGGGGGTCTTTCACTTTTATGAGGGCTCCATCGATATGGATTCCTCCCAGATTTCCCGACTCCATTGGGATATCGATACCCACCCCAATCTGTGTGTCCATTCGCTGGGAGAACACCTGAAGATCTATAAAGATCAGGGATCGGCCGAGGATTTACAGCGCGCACACGATATCCGGGTGGGTCCCTGCACCCATGGCATCGGTCATGTGCGCCTGGCCACCGAAACGGTTGAAAACATCAATTTCGCCCACCCCTTTATTTCTTGTCTGGTTCCGGAATTAGCCATCGTTCACAACGGACAATTCACCAACTACTTCAACATGAGAAGGAGTCTGGAAAATAAAGGGGTGCGCTTTAAAACCAATAATGATTCCGAATTGGCCGCTCATTATCTGGCCTTTCAAATGAAAGAAAAAGGCCAGGACCTCGAGGGGGCCATGGTCCAGGCCCTGGATGCCTTTGACGGCGTTTTTACCATCCTGGCCAGTACCCGAAACCAAATCGGGGCCTTCAGGGACCGGTTGGGATTCAAGCCGGTCCTCTTTTTTGAACGGGAAGATGGGACTGTCCTCTTTGGATCGGAGCAGATCTGCTTAACCCCTATCGTCTCTGATGTCTATGCCACGGAAATGGAACCAGGAGGTGTGAAGGTATGGTCCGTATAG